The Saprospiraceae bacterium genome includes a window with the following:
- a CDS encoding transposase: MKLLGNDKFRSEYALSFIQKLYEIERKCREANYTHNQRQVERQKAKPILIQFKEWLDKESLVVTPRSPIGTAIGYIIKRWDKFTKYTDHGHVEIDNNIIENAIRPLALGRKNYLFAGHHDAAINIGYYYTIFGTCKALGVNPYDYMVWYLTKVPSIKTSDIGYLAPDAFKKSLEVLT, translated from the coding sequence ATGAAGCTCCTGGGCAATGATAAATTCCGAAGTGAATATGCATTGAGCTTTATCCAGAAACTCTATGAGATAGAACGTAAATGCAGAGAAGCCAACTATACCCACAACCAACGGCAAGTTGAACGTCAGAAAGCTAAACCCATCCTGATTCAGTTCAAGGAATGGTTGGATAAAGAATCACTTGTAGTAACCCCAAGATCGCCTATAGGGACAGCCATAGGATATATTATAAAGAGGTGGGATAAGTTTACCAAATATACAGATCATGGACATGTAGAGATCGATAATAATATCATAGAAAATGCAATTAGACCCCTTGCATTAGGACGCAAAAACTATCTTTTTGCCGGACATCATGATGCGGCCATCAATATAGGATATTATTACACTATCTTTGGGACATGTAAAGCACTGGGAGTAAACCCATATGACTATATGGTATGGTACCTCACCAAAGTACCTTCCATAAAAACATCAGACATAGGATACTTAGCACCGGATGCATTCAAAAAATCACTGGAAGTGTTAACGTAG